Proteins from a single region of Streptomyces vinaceus:
- a CDS encoding lytic polysaccharide monooxygenase, with protein sequence MPARRRTVTRIAAAGLAPLAVAAYAAGPAAAHGSMTDPVSRVAACYAEGPESPKSAACKAAVAASGAQAFYDWNAVNIANAAGNHRSLIPNGQLCSAGNDKYRGLDLARADWPASPMTSGAHTFRYKGTAPHKGSFELYITKDGYDPSKPLKWSDLEPAPFAKATDPGMQNGDYVFSGSVPGKSGRHLIYSIWQRSDSPEAFYTCSDVVFGKDNGGSGGGGNGGANGGAGTTPSTKPSTVPGAKPSDAPKAPTDQQIADGESKSTVEHNGHGDNDPKTNGSTALDPVPGRSQSPAGTDLAETGGSAATPAIAIAGAGVLAVGAAVLFGVARRRATTPGRHGR encoded by the coding sequence ATGCCCGCACGCCGCCGCACCGTGACCCGCATCGCCGCAGCCGGCCTCGCCCCGCTCGCGGTGGCCGCGTACGCCGCCGGGCCGGCAGCCGCGCACGGCTCGATGACGGACCCGGTCAGCCGGGTGGCGGCCTGCTACGCGGAGGGGCCGGAGTCGCCGAAGTCCGCGGCCTGCAAGGCGGCGGTGGCGGCGAGCGGCGCGCAGGCGTTCTACGACTGGAACGCGGTGAACATCGCCAACGCGGCGGGCAACCACCGGTCGTTGATCCCGAACGGGCAGCTCTGCTCCGCCGGCAACGACAAGTACCGGGGCCTGGACCTGGCCCGCGCCGACTGGCCGGCCAGCCCGATGACCTCGGGCGCGCACACCTTCCGGTACAAGGGGACCGCCCCGCACAAGGGGTCCTTCGAGCTGTACATCACGAAGGACGGCTACGACCCGTCGAAGCCGCTGAAGTGGTCGGACCTGGAGCCGGCCCCGTTCGCCAAGGCCACCGACCCGGGCATGCAGAACGGGGACTACGTCTTCTCGGGCAGCGTGCCGGGCAAGTCCGGCCGGCACCTGATCTACAGCATCTGGCAGCGCTCCGACAGCCCGGAGGCCTTCTACACCTGCTCGGACGTGGTGTTCGGCAAGGACAACGGCGGGAGCGGGGGCGGGGGCAACGGCGGTGCGAACGGCGGCGCCGGCACCACCCCGAGCACGAAGCCGAGCACGGTGCCCGGCGCCAAGCCCTCGGACGCGCCCAAGGCCCCGACGGACCAGCAGATCGCCGACGGCGAGAGCAAGTCCACCGTGGAGCACAACGGCCACGGTGACAACGACCCGAAGACGAACGGCAGCACCGCCCTCGACCCGGTCCCCGGGCGGTCCCAGTCCCCGGCCGGCACCGACCTGGCCGAGACGGGCGGCAGCGCCGCGACCCCGGCGATCGCGATCGCCGGGGCGGGTGTGCTGGCCGTCGGAGCGGCCGTGCTGTTCGGCGTGGCCCGGCGCCGTGCGACGACGCCGGGCCGTCACGGCCGCTAG
- a CDS encoding FABP family protein, producing MPEPAQENPYPDSHVLGEGPEPHPQLRPVLALLGRWHGSGRGEYPTLEEGFRYAQEITFSHDGRPFLRYESRAWLIDEAGTALRPSGRESGWWRVLPDASLEVVLAHPTGIVETYTGRVSGTEIEISTETVARTPKAKEVTAMRRRYAFGGGELTVEQDMAAMGQPLTHHLRARLAPHKG from the coding sequence GTGCCGGAGCCGGCGCAGGAGAATCCGTACCCCGACAGCCACGTCCTCGGCGAGGGCCCCGAACCGCATCCGCAGCTGCGGCCCGTACTGGCCCTCCTCGGGCGCTGGCACGGCAGCGGCCGCGGTGAATACCCGACCCTGGAGGAGGGCTTCCGGTACGCGCAGGAGATCACCTTCAGCCACGACGGCCGGCCGTTCCTGCGCTACGAGTCGCGGGCCTGGCTGATCGACGAGGCCGGCACGGCGCTGCGGCCCTCGGGGCGGGAGTCCGGATGGTGGCGGGTGCTGCCCGACGCCTCGCTGGAGGTCGTCCTCGCGCATCCGACCGGCATCGTGGAGACGTACACCGGCCGGGTGTCCGGGACGGAGATCGAGATCTCCACCGAGACCGTGGCGCGCACTCCCAAGGCCAAGGAGGTCACCGCCATGCGGCGCCGGTACGCCTTCGGCGGCGGGGAGCTGACCGTCGAACAGGACATGGCGGCGATGGGACAGCCCCTCACCCACCACCTCCGGGCGCGGCTGGCCCCCCACAAGGGCTGA
- a CDS encoding DNA polymerase III subunit alpha, translating into MPGFTHLHTVSGFSMRYGGSHPERLAERAADRGMDALALTDRDTLAGAVRFAKACEKAGIRPLFGVDLAVSPAAGPAGPGGSAGPGGPGGSGEASYRRRTPVVGGAFVDESAPRATFLARDGATGWAELCRMVTAAHAHAGEGPPALPRTELRGEGVYVLLGPGSEVGRALAAGRPDRAARLLAPWREVYGDSLRLEAVDHGRTGAGPGSLRLAARTVGFAAEQGVPAVLTNAVRYADPGQGPVADVLDAARRLVPVDPRRLDGGERWLKDPGAMAEAADRICRAAGLRPADARGLLAQTRRTAEACAVDPEDDLGIGSVHFPEAHLVGAAHRTAQRVLASRASAGMVLRGYADDRRYWERMHHELDIIAYHGYASYFLTVAQVVDDVREMGIRVAARGSGAGSLVNHLLGIAHADPVEQGLLMERFLSKRRHVLPDIDIDVESARRLEVYRRIIDRFGTERVATVSMPETYRVRHAIRDVGAALSMDPATVDRLAKAFPHIRARDARTALAELPELRDVRGEEHGRLWELVEALDALPRGIAMHPCGVLLSDASLLARTPVVPTSGEGFPMSQFDKDDVEDLGLLKLDVLGVRMQSAMAHAVAEIRRGTGEELDLDDPAQVPPGDPATYELIRSAETLGCFQIESPGQRDLVGRLQPSTFHDLVVDISLFRPGPVAADMVRPFIEARHGRAPVRFPHADLADALRETYGVVVFHEQIIEIVHVMTGCGRDEADRVRRGLSDPDSQARIKVWFAAKAGERGYSAEVIGRTWEIVEAFGSYGFCKAHAVAFAVPTYQSAWLKAHHPAAFYAGLLTHDPGMYPKRLLLADARRRGVPVLPLDVNRSAVAHRIELVSDAGAPPVWGLRLALADVHGISEAEARRIEDGQPYGSLRDFWDRAHPGRPVAGRLAQVGALDAFGANRRDLLLHVAELHGAQRSAGSRPGGVQLPLDGGRATAPVGLPDLNEAERLSAELGVLGMDASRHLMGDHQDFLAELGAVPARRLREVEHGRTVLVAGAKAATQTPPIRSGKRVVFTTLDDGTGLVDLAFFDDSHEACAHTVFHSFLLLVRGVVQRRGPQSLSVVGEAAWDLAELVELRASGGLDAVAARLAEPLPGDGGAAGPGRRIHLSTGYEMNAWADLQPAGDRAATGRKLWHSSPGSAG; encoded by the coding sequence GTGCCTGGTTTTACGCATCTGCACACCGTTTCGGGGTTCTCCATGCGCTACGGAGGCTCCCACCCCGAACGGCTGGCGGAACGCGCCGCCGACCGGGGCATGGACGCCCTCGCCCTGACCGACCGCGACACCCTCGCGGGCGCCGTCCGGTTCGCGAAGGCCTGCGAGAAGGCCGGGATCCGGCCGCTGTTCGGGGTCGACCTGGCCGTGTCGCCCGCGGCCGGTCCGGCGGGGCCGGGGGGCTCCGCCGGACCGGGCGGCCCCGGCGGCTCCGGCGAGGCCTCCTACCGGCGGCGGACCCCCGTCGTCGGCGGCGCCTTCGTCGACGAGTCCGCGCCCCGGGCCACCTTCCTCGCCCGGGACGGCGCCACCGGCTGGGCCGAGCTGTGCCGCATGGTCACCGCCGCCCACGCCCACGCGGGCGAGGGCCCGCCGGCGCTGCCCCGGACGGAACTGCGCGGCGAAGGGGTGTACGTACTGCTCGGGCCCGGTTCCGAGGTGGGGCGGGCGCTGGCCGCCGGCCGTCCGGACCGGGCCGCCCGGCTCCTCGCGCCCTGGCGGGAGGTCTACGGGGACTCCCTGCGCCTGGAGGCCGTCGACCACGGCCGCACCGGCGCCGGCCCCGGCTCGCTGCGCCTGGCCGCCCGTACGGTCGGCTTCGCCGCCGAGCAGGGCGTCCCGGCCGTGCTGACCAACGCCGTCCGGTACGCCGACCCCGGCCAGGGCCCGGTCGCCGACGTCCTCGACGCGGCCCGCCGCCTCGTCCCCGTCGACCCCCGCCGTCTCGACGGCGGCGAGCGCTGGCTCAAGGACCCCGGCGCCATGGCCGAGGCCGCCGACCGGATCTGCCGTGCCGCGGGCCTGCGCCCCGCCGACGCGCGCGGGCTGCTCGCGCAGACCCGGCGTACGGCCGAGGCGTGCGCGGTGGACCCCGAGGACGACCTCGGCATCGGCTCCGTGCACTTCCCCGAGGCCCACCTCGTCGGCGCGGCCCACCGCACCGCCCAGCGGGTCCTCGCCTCCCGGGCCTCCGCGGGCATGGTGCTGCGCGGGTACGCCGACGACCGCAGGTACTGGGAGCGGATGCACCACGAGCTGGACATCATCGCCTACCACGGGTACGCCTCGTACTTCCTGACGGTCGCCCAGGTCGTGGACGACGTACGGGAGATGGGCATCCGGGTGGCCGCCCGCGGCTCCGGCGCCGGCTCCCTCGTCAACCACCTCCTCGGCATCGCGCACGCCGACCCCGTCGAACAGGGTCTGCTGATGGAGCGCTTCCTGTCCAAGCGCCGCCACGTCCTGCCCGACATCGACATCGACGTGGAGTCCGCCCGCAGGCTGGAGGTCTACCGGCGGATCATCGACCGCTTCGGCACCGAGCGCGTCGCCACCGTCTCCATGCCCGAGACCTACCGGGTCCGGCACGCGATCCGCGACGTCGGCGCCGCCCTGTCCATGGACCCGGCCACCGTCGACCGGCTGGCCAAGGCCTTCCCGCACATCCGGGCCCGCGACGCCCGTACGGCCCTGGCCGAACTCCCCGAACTGCGCGACGTGCGCGGCGAGGAGCACGGGCGGCTGTGGGAGCTCGTCGAAGCACTGGACGCGCTGCCGCGCGGGATCGCCATGCACCCGTGCGGGGTGCTGCTCTCCGACGCCTCGCTGCTCGCGCGCACCCCCGTGGTGCCGACCAGCGGCGAGGGCTTCCCCATGTCCCAGTTCGACAAGGACGACGTGGAGGACCTCGGGCTGCTCAAGCTCGACGTGCTGGGCGTACGGATGCAGTCCGCGATGGCGCACGCCGTCGCGGAGATCCGGCGCGGTACGGGGGAGGAGCTCGACCTGGACGACCCGGCGCAGGTGCCGCCGGGCGACCCGGCGACGTACGAGCTGATCCGCTCGGCCGAGACGCTGGGCTGCTTCCAGATCGAGTCCCCGGGCCAGCGCGACCTGGTGGGCCGGCTCCAGCCGTCGACCTTCCACGACCTGGTCGTCGACATCTCGCTCTTCCGGCCCGGGCCGGTCGCCGCCGACATGGTGCGGCCGTTCATCGAGGCGCGGCACGGACGGGCCCCGGTCCGCTTCCCGCACGCGGACCTGGCGGACGCGCTGCGCGAGACGTACGGGGTGGTGGTCTTCCACGAGCAGATCATCGAGATCGTGCACGTCATGACCGGCTGCGGACGCGACGAGGCGGACCGGGTGCGGCGCGGGCTCTCCGATCCCGATTCGCAGGCGCGGATCAAGGTGTGGTTCGCGGCGAAGGCGGGCGAACGGGGTTACTCGGCCGAGGTGATCGGCCGGACTTGGGAGATCGTCGAGGCGTTCGGCAGCTACGGCTTCTGCAAGGCGCACGCGGTGGCCTTCGCCGTACCCACGTACCAGTCGGCGTGGCTGAAGGCCCATCACCCGGCGGCCTTCTACGCCGGGTTGCTGACCCACGACCCGGGGATGTACCCGAAGCGGCTGCTGCTGGCGGACGCGCGGAGGCGGGGCGTGCCGGTGCTGCCGCTGGACGTGAACCGCTCGGCGGTGGCCCACCGCATCGAACTGGTGTCCGATGCCGGGGCTCCGCCGGTATGGGGGCTCCGGCTGGCCCTGGCCGACGTCCACGGCATCAGCGAGGCGGAGGCCCGCCGGATCGAGGACGGCCAGCCGTACGGATCGCTGCGCGACTTCTGGGACCGGGCGCACCCGGGCCGGCCGGTCGCGGGGCGGCTCGCGCAGGTCGGGGCGCTGGACGCGTTCGGCGCCAACCGGCGCGACCTGCTGCTGCACGTGGCCGAACTGCACGGCGCCCAGCGCTCGGCGGGATCCCGGCCGGGCGGCGTCCAGCTCCCGCTGGACGGCGGCCGGGCCACGGCCCCCGTCGGCCTGCCCGACCTGAACGAGGCGGAGCGGCTCAGCGCGGAGCTGGGCGTGCTCGGCATGGACGCCTCGCGCCACCTGATGGGGGACCACCAGGACTTCCTCGCGGAGCTGGGGGCGGTCCCGGCCCGCAGGCTGCGCGAGGTCGAGCACGGCCGTACGGTGCTGGTCGCGGGGGCCAAGGCGGCCACCCAGACCCCGCCGATCCGGTCCGGGAAGCGGGTCGTCTTCACCACGCTGGACGACGGGACCGGCCTGGTCGACCTGGCCTTCTTCGACGACAGCCACGAGGCGTGCGCGCACACCGTCTTCCACTCGTTCCTGCTGCTGGTGCGGGGCGTCGTCCAGCGGCGCGGGCCGCAGAGCCTGAGCGTGGTCGGCGAGGCGGCCTGGGACCTGGCCGAACTGGTGGAACTGCGGGCGTCGGGAGGCCTGGACGCGGTCGCGGCCCGGCTGGCGGAGCCGCTGCCGGGCGACGGGGGCGCTGCCGGTCCGGGGCGCCGCATCCACCTGTCCACCGGGTACGAGATGAACGCGTGGGCCGACCTCCAGCCGGCCGGCGACCGCGCCGCCACCGGCCGCAAGCTGTGGCACTCCAGCCCGGGGAGCGCGGGATGA
- a CDS encoding SGNH/GDSL hydrolase family protein yields the protein MKTSRFAALTSSLLLAAGAALFGAGQAAAASADFGYVALGDSYSSGVGAGNYDSGSGNCKRTTRAYPALWAAAHAPQTFSFAACSGARTGDVLSGQLSPLNSGTDLVSITIGGNDAGFSDVMTTCVLQSESTCVSRVNQAKAYVDSTLPGQLDQVYDAIHGRAPGAHVVVLGYPRFYKLNGTCVTGLTEGERSAINGAADYLNAAIAKRAADHGFTFASVAGAFTGHEICSGDAWLHSVNWLNIGESYHPTAAGQSGGYLPVFTNAA from the coding sequence ATGAAGACGTCGCGCTTCGCCGCCCTGACCTCCTCCCTGTTACTCGCCGCGGGCGCCGCCCTGTTCGGCGCGGGACAGGCGGCCGCCGCCTCGGCCGACTTCGGCTACGTCGCCCTCGGCGACTCGTACTCCTCCGGCGTCGGCGCCGGCAACTACGACAGCGGGAGCGGCAACTGCAAGCGCACCACCCGCGCCTACCCCGCCCTGTGGGCCGCCGCCCACGCCCCGCAGACCTTCTCCTTCGCCGCCTGCTCGGGCGCCCGTACGGGTGACGTCCTCTCCGGCCAGCTCTCCCCGCTGAACTCCGGAACCGACCTGGTCAGCATCACCATCGGCGGCAACGACGCCGGATTCTCCGACGTCATGACGACCTGTGTGCTCCAGTCCGAGTCCACCTGTGTCAGCCGCGTCAACCAGGCAAAGGCGTACGTGGACTCCACCCTCCCCGGCCAGCTCGACCAGGTCTACGACGCCATCCACGGCCGGGCGCCCGGTGCCCACGTCGTCGTCCTCGGCTATCCCCGCTTCTACAAGCTGAACGGAACCTGCGTCACCGGGCTCACGGAAGGCGAACGCTCCGCCATCAACGGCGCCGCCGACTACCTGAACGCCGCCATCGCCAAACGCGCCGCCGACCACGGGTTCACCTTCGCCTCGGTCGCCGGCGCCTTCACCGGCCACGAGATCTGCTCCGGCGACGCGTGGCTGCACAGCGTCAACTGGCTCAACATCGGCGAGTCGTACCACCCCACCGCCGCCGGACAGTCCGGCGGCTACCTGCCCGTGTTCACCAACGCGGCCTGA
- a CDS encoding DUF402 domain-containing protein gives MTDELTVTLTKAGRTKIRYPAALVADTGDRICVRAPWAADGVRDFGFVRFEPGDVFTEHFWRTRWYAIKEVRTGEGVLKGWYCDITRPAVVRGGEVLVEDLDLDLWVSADGESVLRLDEDEFAASGLARSDPDAAAEAVRALDALAAQAHAPEGLPALLA, from the coding sequence ATGACCGACGAGCTCACCGTCACCCTCACCAAGGCGGGTCGCACCAAGATCCGCTACCCCGCCGCCCTGGTCGCCGACACGGGCGACCGGATCTGCGTACGGGCGCCCTGGGCGGCGGACGGCGTACGGGACTTCGGCTTCGTGCGCTTCGAGCCGGGCGACGTGTTCACCGAGCACTTCTGGCGGACCCGGTGGTACGCGATCAAGGAGGTCCGGACCGGCGAGGGCGTCCTCAAGGGCTGGTACTGCGACATCACGCGGCCGGCGGTGGTGCGCGGCGGCGAGGTCCTCGTGGAGGACCTGGACCTGGACCTGTGGGTCTCGGCGGACGGGGAGTCCGTCCTGCGGCTGGACGAGGACGAGTTCGCCGCGAGCGGCCTCGCGCGGAGCGACCCGGACGCGGCGGCCGAAGCCGTCCGCGCCCTCGACGCCCTCGCCGCCCAGGCCCACGCCCCGGAAGGCCTCCCCGCCCTCCTGGCCTGA
- a CDS encoding DNA polymerase Y family protein, protein MTPAGGVLHVRCVGVLTEEGYREVLELLREFSPTVQALPPRAALVQVRGARRYFGADAARIAELVRLRALARLGTDVRIGVAGTWAVAATASARVPGPGGVLAVPEGGVDGFLGPLPVEALHGIGPKQAQALRGYGLHTVGAVAAVSPGTVERILGQRAGRLAAERARGIDPRPVTPKDLPPSAAVRSGFTRHELDGPHARAVLLALVVRLGAVLRGRRQAARALSLTLQFAGGTRWERTRRLPEASGHDEDLRAAAYRLLDAAGLQRARLTGMVLRAEDLTDAGRAPLQISLDPVREARLTVEAAVDRANARFGPGTVRPAATFRRAA, encoded by the coding sequence ATGACCCCGGCGGGCGGCGTCCTGCACGTACGGTGCGTCGGCGTGCTGACCGAGGAGGGGTACCGCGAAGTCCTGGAACTGCTGCGGGAGTTCTCCCCGACCGTGCAGGCCCTGCCGCCCCGGGCGGCGCTGGTGCAGGTACGCGGCGCCCGGCGGTACTTCGGCGCGGACGCCGCCCGGATCGCCGAACTGGTGCGGCTGCGCGCGCTCGCCCGGCTCGGCACCGACGTACGGATCGGGGTCGCCGGGACCTGGGCGGTGGCGGCGACCGCCTCCGCCCGGGTGCCCGGGCCCGGCGGGGTCCTGGCCGTGCCCGAGGGCGGGGTGGACGGCTTCCTGGGGCCGCTGCCGGTGGAGGCCCTGCACGGCATCGGCCCGAAGCAGGCGCAGGCGCTGCGCGGGTACGGATTGCACACGGTCGGCGCGGTCGCGGCCGTCTCCCCGGGCACCGTCGAACGGATCCTGGGCCAGCGGGCGGGCCGGCTGGCGGCGGAGCGCGCCCGCGGGATCGACCCGCGCCCCGTCACCCCGAAGGACCTGCCCCCGTCGGCCGCCGTCCGCAGCGGTTTCACCCGGCACGAGCTCGACGGCCCGCACGCCCGGGCCGTGCTGCTCGCCCTGGTGGTCCGCCTCGGCGCGGTGCTGCGCGGGCGCCGCCAGGCCGCCCGGGCCCTGTCGCTGACGCTGCAGTTCGCCGGCGGCACCCGCTGGGAGCGGACCCGGCGGCTGCCCGAGGCCTCCGGGCACGACGAGGACCTGCGGGCGGCGGCGTACCGCCTGCTGGACGCGGCCGGGCTGCAACGGGCCCGGCTGACCGGCATGGTGCTGCGCGCCGAGGACCTCACGGACGCCGGGCGGGCGCCCCTGCAGATCTCGCTGGACCCGGTCCGCGAGGCCCGTCTGACGGTGGAGGCGGCCGTCGACCGCGCGAACGCCCGGTTCGGCCCGGGCACGGTCCGCCCGGCGGCCACCTTCCGCCGCGCGGCCTAG
- a CDS encoding esterase/lipase family protein yields MLPWRRLLRPLAVLTLAAAALVAPTGAAQAASAPSSGWNDWSCKPSAAHPRPVVLVHGTFGNSVDNWLGFAPYLVHRGYCVYSLDYGQLPGVPLFNGLGPIDKSAGQLQGFVDKVLASTGAKKTDLVGHSQGGMMPNYYLKFLGGAPKVNALIGLAPDNHGTTLDGLTQLLPYFPGAEDLISSATPGLADQIAGSPFITQLNAGGDTVPGVQYTVIATKYDEVVTPYRSAFLQGTGVRNVVLQDLCPLDLSEHVAIGLTDRIAWHEAVNSLDPAHATRTTCASVFE; encoded by the coding sequence ATGCTGCCCTGGCGACGCCTGCTCCGCCCGCTGGCCGTCCTCACCCTCGCCGCCGCCGCCCTCGTCGCCCCCACCGGCGCCGCGCAGGCCGCGTCCGCACCCAGCAGCGGCTGGAACGACTGGTCCTGCAAGCCCTCCGCCGCCCACCCGCGCCCGGTCGTCCTCGTCCACGGAACGTTCGGCAACTCCGTGGACAACTGGCTCGGGTTCGCGCCGTACCTCGTGCACCGCGGGTACTGCGTCTACTCGCTCGACTACGGGCAACTGCCCGGCGTGCCCCTCTTCAACGGCCTCGGCCCCATCGACAAGTCGGCCGGGCAGCTCCAGGGGTTCGTCGACAAGGTGCTGGCCTCCACCGGGGCCAAGAAGACCGACCTCGTCGGCCACTCGCAGGGCGGCATGATGCCGAACTACTACCTCAAGTTCCTCGGCGGCGCCCCCAAGGTCAACGCGCTGATCGGGCTCGCCCCCGACAACCACGGCACCACCCTGGACGGGCTCACCCAGCTGCTCCCGTACTTCCCCGGCGCCGAGGACCTGATCAGCTCGGCGACCCCGGGGCTGGCCGACCAGATCGCCGGATCCCCCTTCATCACCCAGCTGAACGCGGGCGGGGACACCGTCCCCGGGGTCCAGTACACGGTCATCGCGACCAAGTACGACGAGGTCGTCACGCCCTACCGGAGCGCCTTCCTCCAGGGGACCGGCGTACGGAACGTCGTGCTCCAGGACCTGTGCCCGCTCGACCTCTCCGAGCACGTGGCCATCGGTCTCACCGACCGGATCGCCTGGCACGAGGCGGTCAACTCCCTCGACCCGGCGCACGCCACCCGCACCACCTGCGCGTCGGTCTTCGAGTGA
- a CDS encoding GntR family transcriptional regulator translates to MGENRRVTSTNLKIRIDGAAGAPAPYEQLRAQIAQAARSGELPIGYKLPTVRGLAEELGLAANTVAKAYRALEGDGVIETRGRNGTFVAAAGDGAAREAASAAQAYAERAKRLGLSFDEATAAALDALRARYGN, encoded by the coding sequence ATGGGGGAGAATCGCCGGGTGACCTCGACGAACCTGAAGATCCGGATCGACGGCGCGGCCGGAGCCCCGGCCCCGTACGAACAGCTGCGCGCCCAGATCGCGCAGGCGGCGCGGTCGGGGGAGCTGCCGATCGGGTACAAGCTGCCGACGGTGCGCGGGCTCGCCGAGGAGCTGGGGCTGGCGGCGAACACGGTCGCGAAGGCCTACCGGGCCCTGGAGGGCGACGGGGTGATCGAGACCCGCGGCCGGAACGGGACCTTCGTCGCGGCGGCCGGCGACGGGGCCGCCCGCGAGGCGGCCTCCGCCGCACAGGCGTACGCGGAGCGCGCGAAGAGGCTGGGCCTGAGCTTCGACGAGGCGACGGCGGCCGCCCTCGACGCCCTGCGCGCCCGCTACGGCAACTGA
- a CDS encoding GNAT family N-acetyltransferase, with amino-acid sequence MTVKIRELRPDDPSGTESVVRVRRAALPFMITTPAGLAYELTTAHPGKRYRVLVAETGEGLVVGTAELGLAYQSPEPGQSFVNTYVHPAHRGLGAGSALLRAAEGYLAAEGAVETYAWVLDEPAHRAFAERHGYRPSRSAHFLRLDLAAGPLPELPAVLPAGVELRPASAFAADPRPLFEADAAVSADEPGDVPVLLDDYEDWLSSVWNEPTLDRELTRVVLVDGVVAAFCAARTDGATRYGSAMTGTLRAFRGRGLAKLAKTDSLRRARAAGFTEAFTGNDAGNGPMLAVNEWFGYEICATETRFTKKQENGT; translated from the coding sequence ATGACCGTAAAGATCCGCGAGCTCCGCCCGGACGACCCCTCGGGCACGGAGTCCGTCGTACGGGTGCGCCGCGCCGCGCTGCCCTTCATGATCACCACCCCGGCCGGCCTGGCCTACGAGCTGACCACCGCGCACCCCGGCAAGCGGTACCGCGTCCTCGTCGCCGAAACCGGGGAGGGCCTCGTCGTGGGCACCGCCGAGCTCGGTCTCGCGTACCAGAGCCCGGAGCCCGGCCAGTCCTTCGTCAACACCTACGTCCATCCCGCGCACCGCGGCCTCGGCGCGGGGTCCGCCCTGCTGCGCGCGGCCGAGGGGTACCTGGCCGCCGAGGGCGCGGTGGAGACGTACGCATGGGTCCTCGACGAGCCGGCCCATCGCGCCTTCGCCGAGCGGCACGGCTACCGCCCCTCGCGCTCCGCGCACTTCCTGCGGCTGGACCTGGCCGCGGGCCCGCTGCCGGAGCTCCCGGCCGTCCTGCCCGCCGGGGTCGAGCTGCGCCCGGCCTCGGCGTTCGCCGCCGACCCGCGCCCGCTGTTCGAGGCCGACGCGGCGGTGTCGGCGGACGAGCCGGGCGACGTACCGGTGCTGCTGGACGACTACGAGGACTGGCTGAGCAGCGTCTGGAACGAGCCGACGCTCGACCGCGAGCTGACCAGAGTCGTACTGGTCGACGGGGTCGTGGCCGCGTTCTGCGCGGCCCGGACCGACGGCGCCACCCGGTACGGCTCGGCGATGACCGGAACCCTGCGCGCCTTCCGAGGCCGCGGCCTGGCCAAGCTCGCGAAGACGGACTCGCTGCGCCGGGCCCGCGCCGCCGGCTTCACGGAGGCCTTCACGGGCAACGACGCGGGCAACGGGCCGATGCTCGCCGTCAACGAGTGGTTCGGGTACGAGATCTGCGCGACCGAGACGCGCTTCACCAAGAAGCAGGAGAACGGGACATGA
- a CDS encoding DUF5925 domain-containing protein, which yields MPANPHDALPIRLNVDDSDSPSDVVDALFLGRFASGEQPYSHSVTIERVKAEATLLPPEATVLRSARDSDRSATLAEGEGWTMLVSRWSRGADVTVTAVSDELASSVLGEATEGVQDEPEPQPENVTMGFWYVSPRRGPYRTTRQIAAGTWAEVRPNYTAPVAGAMDRLMKVTPDDIAGRLLLLHGPPGTGKTSALRTLARSWRDWCQVDCVLDPERLFNDVGYLMDIAIGEDEGTAKGRWRLLLLEDCDELIRGEARHTAGQALSRLLNLTDGLLGQGRNVLVGVTTNEDLERLHPAVVRPGRCLARIEVGRLTHGEAVDWLGTDEGVSREGATLAELFALRRGAGPASLLPPQGQQGAEPGLYL from the coding sequence ATGCCAGCCAACCCGCATGACGCGCTGCCGATCCGGCTCAACGTCGACGACAGCGATTCGCCGTCCGACGTCGTGGACGCGCTGTTCCTCGGCCGGTTCGCGTCCGGCGAGCAGCCGTACTCGCACAGCGTCACGATCGAGCGGGTGAAGGCGGAGGCGACCCTCCTGCCGCCCGAGGCCACGGTGCTGCGCTCCGCACGCGACTCCGACCGCAGCGCCACGCTCGCCGAGGGCGAGGGCTGGACGATGCTCGTCTCCCGCTGGAGCCGCGGCGCGGACGTGACGGTGACGGCGGTCAGCGACGAACTCGCCTCCAGCGTGCTCGGCGAGGCCACGGAGGGCGTGCAGGACGAGCCCGAACCGCAGCCCGAGAACGTCACCATGGGCTTCTGGTACGTCTCCCCGCGCCGCGGCCCGTACCGTACGACCCGTCAGATCGCGGCCGGCACCTGGGCCGAGGTGCGGCCCAACTACACGGCGCCGGTGGCCGGGGCGATGGACCGGCTGATGAAGGTGACCCCCGACGACATCGCGGGCCGGCTGCTCCTGCTGCACGGACCGCCGGGCACGGGCAAGACCTCCGCGCTGCGGACGCTGGCCCGGTCGTGGCGCGACTGGTGCCAGGTGGACTGCGTCCTGGACCCGGAGCGGCTGTTCAACGACGTGGGCTACCTGATGGACATCGCGATCGGCGAGGACGAGGGCACGGCCAAGGGCCGCTGGCGGCTGCTGCTCCTGGAGGACTGCGACGAGCTGATCCGCGGCGAGGCCCGGCACACCGCCGGCCAGGCGCTGTCGCGGCTGCTGAACCTGACGGACGGTCTGCTGGGCCAGGGCCGCAACGTCCTGGTCGGGGTCACCACCAACGAGGACCTGGAACGGCTCCACCCGGCAGTGGTCCGGCCGGGCCGCTGCCTGGCCCGCATCGAGGTCGGCCGGCTGACGCACGGCGAGGCCGTGGACTGGCTGGGCACGGACGAAGGGGTCTCGCGCGAGGGGGCCACGCTGGCCGAACTGTTCGCGCTGCGGCGGGGGGCCGGACCCGCCTCGCTGCTGCCGCCGCAGGGACAGCAGGGCGCGGAGCCGGGCCTGTACCTCTGA